In Nitrobacteraceae bacterium AZCC 1564, the following proteins share a genomic window:
- a CDS encoding hypothetical protein (product_source=Hypo-rule applied) → MSPNAATWEPNKDMPVGKGATVQQFFAYVGKDRFEINVAPWEEGQLTVNGLEIARTAEPKISVRHSRV, encoded by the coding sequence ATGTCGCCAAACGCAGCAACCTGGGAGCCGAACAAAGACATGCCCGTCGGTAAAGGCGCGACCGTGCAGCAATTCTTTGCCTATGTCGGAAAAGATCGTTTTGAGATTAATGTTGCGCCGTGGGAAGAGGGGCAATTGACAGTGAACGGTCTGGAAATCGCGCGGACCGCTGAACCGAAGATCAGCGTGAGGCATTCTCGAGTTTGA
- a CDS encoding multidrug resistance efflux pump (product_source=COG1566; cath_funfam=2.40.50.100; cog=COG1566; pfam=PF13533; superfamily=111369; transmembrane_helix_parts=Inside_1_39,TMhelix_40_62,Outside_63_410) yields the protein MLELLLCSLVTIVPDFLYRRYVQGKRLGKEITFYSVWFELRWGLTACLLLTVSLITLIFYFHPSTTSAALFFRTVPILPETSGRVAEVRVGFSAPIAQGDLIFRLDSSKQQAALEVAKRKIAEVDAAIAATRADLMKADAQIQEARSAYQQAKDELDVKSELQRRNPGIVPQRDIEKLQVIVEGRQGGIDAAVAAKESATFRMTTLLPAERASAEAALAQAQVELEKTYVRAGVSGRVEQFALRVGDVVNPLMRPAGILIPERAGQGLLQAGFGQIEAQVLKPGMIAEATCVSKPWTVIPMVLTSVQDYIAAGQFRGGEQLVDIQAIARPGTILVHLEPLYKDGLDGVTAGSSCLVNAYTSNHDVISSGKVGALKGAALHAIDAVGVVHAMLLRIQALILPFKTLVLNGH from the coding sequence ATGCTTGAACTCCTGCTGTGTTCGCTCGTTACGATTGTCCCGGATTTCCTCTACCGCCGTTATGTCCAGGGCAAGCGGCTCGGCAAGGAGATCACGTTTTATTCGGTGTGGTTTGAGCTGCGGTGGGGACTAACCGCCTGTCTGCTGCTGACGGTGTCGCTGATCACGCTCATCTTCTACTTCCATCCGTCGACGACGAGCGCGGCGCTGTTCTTCAGAACGGTGCCGATCCTGCCGGAGACCTCCGGCCGGGTCGCAGAGGTGCGCGTGGGTTTCAGCGCGCCGATTGCGCAAGGCGATCTCATTTTCAGGCTCGACAGTTCCAAGCAGCAGGCGGCACTGGAGGTCGCCAAGCGGAAGATTGCCGAAGTCGATGCTGCAATCGCCGCCACGCGCGCCGATCTCATGAAGGCCGACGCGCAGATCCAGGAGGCGCGGAGTGCCTATCAGCAAGCCAAAGACGAGCTGGATGTGAAGAGCGAACTGCAGCGCCGCAATCCGGGCATTGTTCCGCAGCGTGACATTGAGAAGCTCCAGGTGATCGTGGAGGGACGGCAGGGCGGGATCGATGCGGCGGTGGCGGCGAAGGAGTCGGCAACGTTTCGCATGACAACGCTGTTGCCGGCCGAGCGCGCCAGTGCCGAAGCTGCCTTGGCGCAGGCGCAGGTCGAGCTGGAAAAGACCTATGTCCGGGCGGGCGTGAGCGGCCGGGTCGAGCAGTTTGCCCTTCGTGTCGGTGACGTGGTCAATCCCTTGATGCGGCCGGCGGGGATCTTGATTCCGGAGCGCGCGGGGCAGGGGCTCCTGCAAGCCGGCTTTGGTCAGATCGAGGCCCAGGTCTTGAAGCCGGGCATGATCGCCGAGGCGACCTGTGTTTCAAAGCCTTGGACAGTGATTCCGATGGTCCTGACCAGCGTTCAGGATTACATCGCGGCTGGGCAATTCCGCGGGGGCGAGCAGCTGGTTGATATTCAGGCGATCGCCCGTCCGGGAACGATCCTGGTGCACCTTGAGCCGCTGTACAAAGACGGTCTCGATGGGGTCACCGCCGGCAGCAGCTGTCTTGTCAACGCCTACACCAGCAACCACGACGTGATCTCCTCAGGCAAGGTCGGCGCGCTCAAGGGCGCTGCGCTGCATGCCATTGATGCGGTCGGCGTTGTGCATGCGATGTTGCTTCGGATTCAGGCGCTGATCCTTCCTTTCAAAACGCTGGTCTTGAACGGTCACTAG
- a CDS encoding hypothetical protein (product_source=Hypo-rule applied; superfamily=81558; transmembrane_helix_parts=Outside_1_23,TMhelix_24_46,Inside_47_65,TMhelix_66_88,Outside_89_151), whose amino-acid sequence MSDQLHPMAPHHLPFFITAPGDPDWLTVIVGALLIAAVLGIGNLYLRLHSLPERMAHKSQKLQFEIVAILGLLALFTHIHLFWIAGLLLAFIDIPDFGTPLRSIAGSVEKIADQGEAGATAAAADTAGPTAPPLEGKASVRGPKAEEHSHA is encoded by the coding sequence GTGAGCGATCAACTGCATCCAATGGCGCCCCACCACCTGCCGTTCTTCATTACCGCGCCGGGCGATCCGGATTGGTTGACGGTCATTGTTGGGGCGTTGCTGATTGCCGCCGTCCTCGGCATTGGAAACCTCTATCTGCGGCTGCACAGCCTGCCTGAGCGCATGGCCCACAAGTCGCAGAAGCTGCAATTCGAGATTGTCGCGATCCTGGGCCTGCTCGCGCTGTTTACCCACATCCATCTGTTCTGGATTGCGGGCTTGCTGCTGGCCTTCATCGATATTCCGGACTTCGGGACCCCGCTTCGCAGCATCGCCGGGTCGGTCGAGAAGATTGCGGACCAGGGCGAGGCGGGAGCGACAGCGGCGGCCGCGGACACTGCCGGTCCGACCGCTCCTCCCCTCGAGGGCAAAGCGTCGGTGCGCGGCCCGAAGGCGGAGGAGCACAGCCATGCTTGA
- a CDS encoding hypothetical protein (product_source=Hypo-rule applied; superfamily=158855), which translates to MPINIDELLPSATEIQKQAAMKESEKAAAYAKRAADAEAEKRALIEKLSQPSGLSEDQKVQLASSVIQRAVRNGLTEVQVYRFPNSMCTDHGRAINQQEAGWEQTLTGIPQEIYQLWSDYLQPRGYRIRYQIVDFPGGMPGDISIVIAWG; encoded by the coding sequence ATGCCCATCAACATAGACGAGCTACTGCCGTCGGCGACGGAAATTCAAAAGCAGGCCGCAATGAAAGAGTCCGAGAAGGCCGCGGCCTACGCAAAGCGGGCGGCGGATGCAGAGGCGGAAAAGCGCGCGCTGATCGAGAAGCTGAGCCAACCTTCCGGACTTTCCGAGGACCAAAAGGTCCAACTCGCGTCGTCGGTCATCCAACGCGCGGTCAGAAACGGCCTGACTGAGGTTCAAGTCTACCGCTTTCCGAACTCGATGTGCACCGACCACGGGCGTGCCATCAATCAGCAGGAAGCGGGCTGGGAACAGACGTTGACCGGGATTCCTCAGGAGATCTACCAGCTGTGGTCGGATTATCTCCAGCCGCGAGGCTATCGCATTCGATACCAGATCGTCGATTTTCCGGGCGGCATGCCGGGAGACATCAGCATCGTGATCGCGTGGGGCTGA
- a CDS encoding 2-hydroxychromene-2-carboxylate isomerase (product_source=COG3917; cath_funfam=3.40.30.10; cog=COG3917; pfam=PF01323; superfamily=52833), translating to MTADRPRIEYYFSFISLWSYIGSLVFQDIVKRHGVHVEFKPIDLMAIFAAGGGKPVRQRPPQRQAYRLVEMERWKAIRNIPLVTWPKYYPANPSLGHRMLLAAVEQGFDVTAFAHAGLKAVWADELNVEDPTTLVRLADTNGLNGKDLLARASDPRFLAQEAELTREAVDRQLFGAPFYFYRGEPFWGQDRLDQVELAIASQRSPILPPEAL from the coding sequence ATGACGGCAGATCGTCCCAGAATCGAATACTACTTCAGCTTTATTTCGCTCTGGTCCTATATCGGCAGTCTCGTTTTTCAGGACATCGTGAAGCGTCACGGTGTGCACGTCGAATTTAAGCCGATAGATCTTATGGCAATCTTTGCGGCCGGCGGCGGCAAGCCTGTGCGCCAACGTCCGCCGCAGCGCCAAGCCTATCGCCTCGTTGAAATGGAGCGATGGAAAGCCATACGCAACATTCCGTTGGTGACCTGGCCAAAGTACTATCCGGCTAATCCGTCGCTTGGACACCGCATGCTACTAGCTGCAGTCGAACAAGGCTTCGATGTTACCGCGTTCGCGCATGCTGGGCTAAAGGCGGTGTGGGCCGATGAACTCAACGTAGAGGATCCGACGACGCTCGTTCGTTTGGCCGATACGAACGGCTTGAATGGAAAGGACCTTTTGGCCCGAGCCTCTGACCCCCGCTTCTTAGCGCAGGAAGCTGAGCTCACTCGTGAAGCTGTTGATCGGCAGTTGTTCGGGGCGCCGTTCTATTTTTATCGTGGAGAACCCTTTTGGGGGCAGGACCGTCTTGATCAGGTGGAGTTGGCGATCGCGAGCCAGCGCTCGCCCATCCTTCCACCTGAAGCGCTTTAG